From one Chthoniobacterales bacterium genomic stretch:
- a CDS encoding thioredoxin domain-containing protein: MSNELAAATSPYLLQHADNPVHWHEWNAAAFARAQAENKPVFLSIGYSTCHWCHVMAHESFENPEIAAVLNEFYVSIKVDREERPDIDRLYMAFVQATTGSGGWPMSVWLTPKGEPFFGGTYFPPTDRYGRPGFATVLERIAELWAAEPDRILAQGADVIASLRETSTPPSASLELNAAPLLAGFDAFATNYDAARGGFGGGPKFPRPSVFNFLLRRPEPEALEITLHTLRAMAAGGMRDHLGGGFHRYSVDGAWHVPHFEKMLYDQAQLVGSYLDAWQITGDAHFAVLVRETLGYVTRDLTHAQGGFFSAEDADSLLEHGQPAHAEGAFYVWSHDEIGRLLGPERAAIFGQRYGVESGGNVDPAADPHHEFTGKNILVERAAEPALEAERAILFEARARRPRPHLDDKILTAWNGLMISAFARTGAAMDAPDYLAIARRAAEFVRAELFDPATGELLRTWRDGRASIRAFTEDYAFLIQALLDLYEADLDPAWFEWAQELQAKQDALFFDESTGSYLGSAEGDPLVPLRLRDDYDGAEPSANAVATRNLLRLAWMTHDDAFTERARRILASFETILHRMPSAVPQMLCALDMFLTPPRQFVIAGPDPQEFLRAIHRRHEPNRVVVRAGHTPATAAMLPVKGRAALYVCEDFACRAPITDPTAI, translated from the coding sequence ATGTCGAACGAACTCGCCGCCGCCACGTCGCCCTATCTGCTCCAGCACGCGGACAACCCCGTGCACTGGCACGAGTGGAACGCGGCCGCCTTCGCCCGCGCGCAGGCCGAGAACAAACCCGTCTTCCTCTCGATCGGCTACTCGACCTGTCACTGGTGCCACGTGATGGCGCATGAATCGTTCGAGAATCCGGAGATCGCCGCCGTCCTCAACGAGTTCTACGTCAGCATCAAGGTCGACCGCGAAGAACGCCCCGACATCGACCGCCTCTACATGGCCTTCGTGCAGGCGACGACCGGCAGCGGCGGCTGGCCCATGAGCGTGTGGCTCACGCCGAAGGGCGAGCCGTTCTTCGGCGGCACCTACTTTCCGCCGACGGACCGCTACGGCCGGCCGGGATTCGCCACCGTCCTCGAGCGGATCGCCGAGCTCTGGGCCGCGGAACCGGATCGCATCCTCGCGCAGGGCGCCGACGTCATCGCCTCTCTCCGCGAAACCTCCACGCCGCCGTCCGCCAGCCTCGAACTCAACGCGGCCCCGCTCCTCGCCGGATTCGACGCGTTCGCGACAAACTACGATGCCGCCCGTGGCGGCTTCGGCGGCGGCCCGAAGTTTCCGCGTCCATCCGTCTTCAATTTCCTCCTCCGCCGGCCCGAGCCCGAGGCGCTCGAGATAACGCTCCACACCCTGCGCGCGATGGCCGCCGGCGGCATGCGGGATCACCTCGGCGGCGGCTTCCACCGCTACTCGGTCGACGGCGCGTGGCACGTCCCGCACTTCGAGAAAATGCTCTACGACCAGGCGCAGCTTGTCGGCTCGTATCTCGACGCCTGGCAGATCACCGGCGACGCCCATTTTGCCGTGCTCGTCCGCGAGACTCTCGGCTACGTCACGCGCGATCTCACCCACGCGCAGGGCGGCTTTTTCTCCGCCGAGGATGCCGACAGCCTGCTCGAGCATGGCCAGCCCGCGCACGCCGAGGGCGCGTTCTACGTCTGGTCTCACGATGAAATCGGGCGCCTTCTCGGCCCCGAACGCGCCGCGATTTTCGGTCAACGCTACGGCGTCGAGTCCGGCGGCAACGTCGATCCCGCCGCCGATCCGCATCACGAATTCACCGGCAAGAACATCCTCGTCGAGCGCGCCGCCGAGCCCGCGCTCGAGGCCGAACGCGCCATCCTTTTCGAGGCTCGGGCGAGGCGGCCCCGCCCGCATCTCGACGACAAGATTCTCACCGCCTGGAACGGTCTCATGATTTCCGCGTTCGCCCGCACTGGCGCCGCGATGGATGCGCCCGATTATCTCGCGATTGCCCGCCGCGCCGCGGAATTCGTCCGGGCGGAATTATTCGACCCGGCGACCGGCGAACTCCTCCGCACCTGGCGCGACGGCCGCGCGTCGATTCGCGCCTTCACCGAGGATTATGCGTTCCTCATCCAGGCCCTGCTCGATCTCTACGAGGCCGACCTCGATCCCGCGTGGTTCGAGTGGGCGCAAGAGCTCCAGGCGAAGCAGGATGCGCTCTTCTTCGACGAATCCACCGGCTCCTACCTCGGCAGCGCGGAGGGCGATCCGCTTGTGCCGCTGCGCCTGCGTGACGACTACGACGGCGCCGAGCCCTCGGCCAACGCCGTCGCCACGCGCAATCTTCTCCGCCTCGCGTGGATGACCCACGACGACGCCTTCACGGAACGGGCGCGCCGCATTCTCGCATCCTTCGAGACGATTCTTCATCGCATGCCTTCCGCCGTGCCGCAGATGCTCTGCGCGCTGGACATGTTCCTCACGCCGCCGCGTCAATTCGTGATCGCCGGTCCGGATCCTCAGGAGTTCCTGCGCGCGATCCATCGTCGCCACGAGCCAAATCGCGTCGTTGTTCGCGCCGGCCACACGCCGGCGACCGCCGCCATGCTCCCGGTGAAGGGCCGCGCCGCACTCTACGTTTGCGAGGATTTCGCCTGCCGCGCGCCAATCACCGATCCGACGGCAATCTAG